A genomic segment from Azospirillum sp. TSH58 encodes:
- a CDS encoding ABC transporter ATP-binding protein, producing the protein MSGAPVASPRGYAHPADATRAASPSDTIFEARGVSLRFGGVQALTDVGFSIRKGELFSIIGPNGAGKTSMVNCISGRYRPTDGKVYFKGQDITGMTPNHRAALGIGRTFQNLALFGHMTVLDNIMVGRHHLLKNNFFTGSLYWLTGARKEELAHRREVEEIIDFLEIQHVRKATAGTLSYGLRKRVELARAIALKPDLILLDEPMAGMNLEEKEDMARYIVDLNEEFGMTVVMIEHDMGVVMDISHRVIVLEFGKKIAEGTPEEVLADPRVKRAYLGEDDEEDEAVAPPPKQEVA; encoded by the coding sequence ATGTCAGGCGCGCCCGTCGCATCGCCACGCGGTTACGCCCATCCGGCCGACGCCACCCGCGCGGCCTCCCCATCGGACACCATCTTCGAAGCCCGGGGCGTGTCCTTGCGCTTTGGCGGCGTGCAGGCGCTGACCGACGTCGGTTTCAGCATCCGCAAGGGGGAGCTGTTCTCCATCATCGGCCCGAACGGTGCGGGCAAGACCTCCATGGTCAACTGCATCTCCGGCCGCTACCGGCCCACCGACGGAAAGGTCTATTTCAAGGGCCAGGACATCACGGGCATGACGCCCAACCACCGCGCCGCGCTCGGCATCGGGCGCACCTTCCAGAATCTGGCGCTGTTCGGCCACATGACGGTGCTCGACAACATCATGGTCGGGCGGCATCACCTGCTGAAGAACAACTTCTTCACCGGCTCGCTCTACTGGCTGACCGGCGCCCGCAAGGAGGAGCTGGCCCACCGCCGCGAGGTCGAGGAGATCATCGACTTCCTGGAAATCCAGCATGTCCGCAAGGCCACCGCCGGCACGCTGTCCTACGGCCTGCGCAAGCGGGTGGAGTTGGCCCGCGCCATCGCGCTGAAGCCCGACCTGATCCTCCTGGACGAGCCCATGGCGGGCATGAACCTGGAGGAGAAGGAGGACATGGCCCGCTACATCGTCGACCTGAACGAGGAGTTCGGCATGACGGTGGTGATGATCGAGCACGACATGGGCGTCGTGATGGACATCTCCCACCGCGTGATCGTCCTGGAGTTCGGCAAGAAGATCGCCGAGGGCACGCCCGAGGAGGTTCTGGCCGACCCGCGCGTCAAGCGCGCCTATCTCGGCGAGGACGACGAGGAGGACGAGGCCGTGGCCCCGCCGCCCAAGCAGGAGGTCGCGTGA
- a CDS encoding long-chain fatty acid--CoA ligase has protein sequence MSIPDIKTHDTLPKLLTLHAREHGGDVAMREKDFGIWREFTWADMHARVRAFTLGLIKLGVERGHVVALLGDNRPDWVMGEIAAHAMGAMSLGIYRDAMDEEVAYLITYADVHVIFAEDEEQVDKLLNLGERLPTLKHIIYSDPRGMRKYSDPRLMEASDLVKLGNALHAEKPNLYEELVGATKGDDVAVLCTTSGTTSNPKLAMLPAGRLIRHVASYLSVDPKGPADEYVSVLPLSWIMEQIYAVGMGMVSRMRVNFVEEAETMMNDFREIGPSFVLFAPRLWEQIAADVRARMMDASPFKQKMYDYGMKLGLEALANGTRSAVADRILFAALRDRLGFTNLKSAATGGAALGPDTFKFFQALGVPLRQIYGQTETMGAYTVHRSNDVDFDTVGVPFDDGVKVKVIEPDQNGIGEIVVSHPNMFAGYYRNEASTTADLRDGWMHTGDAGFFDKKGHLVIIDRIKDIATTSNNDRFSPQYIENKLKFSPYVAEAVILGNKRPYLSAIICIRFPIVSKWAEKNRITFTTYSDLASKPEVYELLRQEVERVNATLPEFQRITKFLLLYKELDADDGELTRTRKVRRGVIAEKYGEIIDSIYAGQPAIDVDTTITFQDGTKQRIRTVLKVVDLLPAPAKKPAQAAA, from the coding sequence ATGTCTATTCCCGACATTAAGACCCACGACACGCTGCCGAAGCTGCTGACCCTGCACGCCCGCGAGCATGGCGGCGACGTCGCCATGCGCGAGAAGGACTTCGGCATCTGGCGCGAGTTCACCTGGGCGGACATGCACGCCCGCGTGCGCGCCTTCACGCTCGGCCTCATCAAGCTTGGCGTGGAGCGCGGCCATGTGGTGGCCCTGCTCGGCGACAACCGGCCCGACTGGGTGATGGGCGAGATCGCCGCCCACGCCATGGGCGCCATGAGCCTGGGCATCTACCGCGACGCCATGGACGAGGAGGTCGCCTACCTCATCACCTACGCCGACGTGCATGTCATCTTCGCGGAGGACGAGGAGCAGGTCGACAAGCTGCTGAACCTGGGCGAGCGCCTGCCGACGCTGAAGCACATCATCTATTCCGACCCCCGCGGCATGCGCAAATACAGCGACCCGCGCCTGATGGAGGCGTCGGATCTGGTCAAGCTGGGCAACGCGCTGCACGCCGAGAAGCCGAACCTCTACGAGGAGCTGGTCGGCGCGACGAAGGGCGACGACGTGGCGGTGCTCTGCACCACGTCGGGCACCACCTCGAACCCGAAGCTGGCGATGCTGCCGGCGGGGCGGCTGATCCGCCACGTCGCCAGCTATCTGTCGGTGGACCCCAAGGGGCCGGCGGACGAGTATGTGTCGGTGCTGCCGCTGTCCTGGATCATGGAGCAGATCTACGCCGTCGGCATGGGCATGGTGTCGCGGATGCGCGTGAACTTCGTCGAGGAAGCCGAGACGATGATGAACGACTTCCGCGAGATCGGGCCGAGCTTCGTGCTGTTCGCCCCCCGTCTGTGGGAGCAGATCGCCGCCGACGTGCGCGCCCGCATGATGGACGCCTCGCCCTTCAAGCAGAAGATGTACGACTACGGCATGAAGCTGGGACTGGAGGCGCTCGCCAACGGAACCCGCTCCGCGGTCGCCGACCGCATTCTCTTCGCAGCGCTGCGAGACCGCCTGGGCTTCACCAACCTGAAGTCGGCGGCGACCGGCGGTGCGGCGCTCGGCCCCGACACCTTCAAGTTCTTCCAGGCGCTGGGCGTGCCGCTGCGCCAGATCTACGGCCAGACCGAGACGATGGGCGCCTACACGGTGCACCGCTCGAACGACGTGGATTTCGACACGGTGGGCGTGCCCTTCGACGACGGCGTCAAGGTCAAGGTGATCGAGCCCGACCAGAACGGCATCGGCGAGATCGTGGTCAGCCACCCCAACATGTTCGCCGGCTACTACCGCAACGAGGCCTCGACCACGGCCGATCTGCGCGACGGCTGGATGCACACGGGCGACGCCGGCTTCTTCGACAAGAAGGGCCATCTGGTCATCATCGACCGCATCAAGGACATCGCCACCACCAGCAACAACGACCGCTTCAGCCCGCAATACATCGAGAACAAGCTGAAGTTCAGCCCCTACGTGGCCGAGGCGGTGATCCTGGGCAACAAGCGGCCCTACCTGTCGGCGATCATCTGCATCCGTTTCCCCATCGTGTCGAAGTGGGCGGAGAAGAACCGCATCACCTTCACCACCTACTCCGATCTGGCGTCCAAGCCGGAGGTCTACGAGCTGCTGCGCCAGGAGGTGGAGCGGGTGAACGCGACGCTGCCGGAGTTTCAGCGCATCACCAAGTTCCTGCTGCTCTACAAGGAACTGGACGCCGACGACGGCGAGCTGACCCGCACCCGCAAGGTGCGGCGCGGCGTGATCGCCGAGAAGTACGGCGAGATCATCGACTCCATCTACGCGGGCCAGCCGGCCATCGACGTGGACACCACCATCACCTTCCAGGACGGCACCAAGCAGCGCATCCGCACGGTGCTGAAGGTGGTCGACCTGCTGCCCGCCCCGGCCAAGAAGCCGGCGCAGGCCGCGGCATGA
- a CDS encoding branched-chain amino acid ABC transporter permease, with amino-acid sequence MTLLFQLLVNGLIVGALYGVVAMSFVLIYKASRIVNFAQGEFLLIGAWTCWWLLTSWQLPFWIGFPITLAFMMVFGIVLQVVVLRPMIGEPIISVIMVTIGLSIFFQALMKWMFGVFAKPFPTIFASPTVNIFGLDVQTVYVMSLVISILIMAGFGWFFKYSRMGLAMRATAFDQQVAQSLGISVRHMFAMSWAISAMVSAVAGVTVGVVNGVSSALSFFGIKVFPAVILGGLDSVAGAVLGGLIVGVLENLAHYLDSQWLNWGNMYEIAPFYVLIVILMIKPYGLFGTKDIERV; translated from the coding sequence ATGACCTTGCTCTTCCAGCTTCTCGTCAACGGACTGATCGTCGGCGCGCTGTACGGCGTCGTGGCGATGTCCTTCGTGCTGATCTACAAGGCCAGCCGCATCGTGAACTTCGCCCAGGGCGAGTTCCTGCTGATCGGCGCCTGGACCTGCTGGTGGCTGCTGACCTCCTGGCAGTTGCCCTTCTGGATCGGATTCCCGATCACGCTGGCCTTCATGATGGTCTTCGGCATCGTGCTTCAGGTCGTCGTGCTGCGGCCGATGATCGGGGAGCCGATCATCTCCGTCATCATGGTCACCATCGGCCTGTCGATCTTCTTCCAGGCCCTGATGAAGTGGATGTTCGGTGTCTTCGCCAAGCCGTTCCCGACCATCTTCGCCAGCCCGACCGTGAACATCTTCGGGCTCGACGTGCAGACCGTCTATGTGATGAGCCTCGTCATCTCGATCCTGATCATGGCGGGCTTCGGCTGGTTCTTCAAATACTCGCGGATGGGGCTGGCGATGCGGGCGACCGCCTTCGACCAGCAGGTGGCGCAGTCGCTGGGCATCTCCGTCCGCCACATGTTCGCGATGAGCTGGGCCATCTCCGCCATGGTGTCGGCGGTGGCCGGCGTCACGGTCGGCGTCGTCAACGGCGTGTCCTCCGCGCTCTCCTTCTTCGGCATCAAGGTCTTCCCGGCGGTCATCCTCGGCGGGCTGGACAGCGTGGCCGGGGCGGTGCTGGGCGGCCTGATCGTCGGCGTGCTGGAGAATCTCGCTCACTATCTGGACAGCCAGTGGCTGAACTGGGGCAACATGTACGAGATCGCCCCCTTCTACGTCCTGATCGTCATCCTGATGATCAAGCCATACGGCCTCTTCGGCACCAAGGACATCGAGCGCGTGTAA
- a CDS encoding branched-chain amino acid ABC transporter permease produces the protein MANISLIPCGDFKTRYAADTTIFPTKTSRNFAILGVALLLLCPAFMDRYWLNLCIQIGYLGIAALGLNILVGFTGQISIGHAAFFGFGAFSSAWLSNSFGIPVALAIPLAGVMTTAVGMLFGIPAARLKGLYLAIATLAAQYILQDFFSRADWFTGGTAGTIAEPFTLFGYAFDTDESFFYVVLVYVVVMYILATNLMRSRDGRALVAVRDHYLSAEIMGINLTKYRTMSFGISSFYAGIGGALYAHYLQFVSVEGFTILFSIQFLGMIIIGGLGSIMGSLMGTAFMVLLPEVMQAITTALSGTAIDAALNLREAIAFLREMAIGLVIILFLVFEPDGLAHRWKQIKAYWKLYPFSH, from the coding sequence ATGGCGAACATCAGTCTCATCCCCTGCGGCGACTTCAAGACCCGGTACGCCGCCGACACGACCATCTTCCCGACCAAGACCAGCCGCAACTTCGCGATCCTGGGCGTGGCGCTGCTGCTGCTCTGCCCGGCCTTCATGGACCGCTACTGGCTGAACCTGTGCATCCAGATCGGCTATCTCGGCATCGCGGCGCTGGGGCTGAACATCCTGGTCGGCTTCACCGGCCAGATCTCCATCGGGCACGCCGCCTTCTTCGGCTTCGGCGCCTTCTCGTCGGCGTGGCTGTCGAACAGCTTCGGCATCCCGGTGGCGCTCGCCATCCCGCTGGCCGGCGTGATGACCACCGCGGTCGGCATGCTGTTCGGCATCCCGGCGGCGCGGCTGAAGGGCCTGTACCTCGCCATCGCCACGCTGGCGGCGCAGTACATCCTCCAGGACTTCTTCTCGCGCGCCGACTGGTTCACCGGCGGCACCGCCGGGACGATCGCGGAGCCCTTCACCCTGTTCGGCTACGCCTTCGACACCGACGAGAGCTTCTTCTACGTCGTGCTGGTCTATGTGGTCGTCATGTACATCCTGGCGACCAACCTGATGCGGTCGCGCGACGGGCGGGCGCTGGTGGCGGTGCGTGACCATTATCTCTCCGCGGAGATCATGGGCATCAACCTGACCAAGTACCGCACGATGTCCTTCGGCATCTCGTCCTTCTACGCCGGCATCGGCGGCGCGCTCTACGCCCACTATCTGCAGTTCGTGTCGGTGGAGGGCTTCACGATCCTCTTCTCGATCCAGTTCCTCGGCATGATCATCATCGGGGGCCTGGGCTCGATCATGGGGTCGCTGATGGGCACCGCCTTCATGGTGCTTCTGCCGGAGGTGATGCAGGCCATCACCACGGCGCTGTCCGGCACCGCCATCGACGCCGCGCTGAACCTGAGGGAGGCCATCGCCTTCCTGCGCGAAATGGCCATCGGTCTGGTCATCATCCTGTTCCTGGTCTTCGAGCCGGACGGGCTGGCCCACCGCTGGAAGCAGATCAAGGCCTACTGGAAGCTCTACCCGTTCTCGCACTAG
- a CDS encoding ABC transporter substrate-binding protein, with product MTMKTVLLASAAVVLLGTGAANAQKIPVGHLADQSGATSDVGVPFGQGVADALAYINKNGGVAGTTMDVETVDYGYQAPRAISQYKKWSSGSGKVAAIQGWGTADTEALTGFVGKDEIPYYSGSYSGHLTDPTGKGPHGSKPAPYNFFYGPSYSDGLRAMLMWAADDWKKKGGSGKPKYVHMGANHPYPNAPKEAGEQLAKELGFDVLPAVQFALTPGDYTAQCLTLKEAGANYAYLGNTAGSNISVLKACQTVGAQVQFMGNVWGMDENAAKAAGSAANGVIFPVRTAAIWGGDAPGMKIVKEISKVSDAAGTAYRPVHYVSGICSAFYMKEAMDWAKQNGGVTGPNIRKGMYQKKDWVPAGLEGVCVPSTWTETDHRGMDKVNLYRANVTGETGGSVDELVKAGTIKLEKIATVDVPRKPEWLGW from the coding sequence ATGACCATGAAGACCGTCCTGCTGGCGTCCGCCGCCGTCGTCCTGCTCGGCACCGGGGCCGCCAACGCCCAGAAGATCCCTGTCGGCCATCTCGCCGACCAGTCCGGCGCCACGTCGGACGTGGGCGTGCCCTTCGGCCAGGGCGTGGCCGACGCGCTCGCCTACATCAACAAGAACGGCGGCGTCGCGGGCACGACGATGGACGTCGAGACGGTGGACTACGGCTATCAGGCGCCGCGCGCCATCAGCCAGTACAAGAAGTGGTCGTCGGGCAGCGGCAAGGTCGCGGCCATCCAGGGCTGGGGCACCGCCGACACCGAGGCGCTGACCGGCTTCGTCGGCAAGGACGAGATCCCCTACTACTCCGGTTCCTACTCCGGTCACCTGACCGACCCGACCGGCAAGGGCCCGCACGGCTCCAAGCCGGCCCCGTACAACTTCTTCTACGGCCCGTCCTACTCCGACGGCCTGCGCGCCATGCTGATGTGGGCGGCCGACGACTGGAAGAAGAAGGGCGGCTCGGGCAAACCCAAATACGTCCACATGGGCGCCAACCACCCCTACCCGAACGCCCCGAAGGAAGCCGGTGAGCAGCTCGCCAAGGAGCTGGGCTTCGACGTGCTGCCGGCAGTCCAGTTCGCTCTGACGCCGGGCGACTACACCGCCCAGTGCCTGACGCTGAAGGAGGCCGGCGCCAACTACGCCTATCTCGGCAACACGGCGGGCTCGAACATCTCCGTCCTGAAGGCCTGCCAGACGGTCGGCGCCCAGGTGCAGTTCATGGGCAACGTCTGGGGCATGGACGAGAACGCCGCCAAGGCCGCCGGCTCGGCCGCCAACGGCGTGATCTTCCCGGTGCGCACCGCGGCGATCTGGGGCGGCGACGCGCCGGGCATGAAGATCGTCAAGGAGATCTCCAAGGTCTCCGACGCCGCCGGCACCGCCTACCGTCCGGTGCACTACGTGTCGGGCATCTGCTCCGCCTTCTACATGAAGGAAGCCATGGACTGGGCGAAGCAGAACGGCGGCGTGACCGGCCCGAACATCCGCAAGGGCATGTACCAGAAGAAGGATTGGGTGCCGGCGGGCCTTGAGGGCGTCTGTGTGCCGTCGACCTGGACCGAGACCGACCACCGCGGCATGGACAAGGTCAACCTGTACCGCGCCAACGTGACCGGCGAGACCGGCGGCTCGGTGGACGAGTTGGTGAAGGCCGGCACGATCAAGCTGGAGAAGATCGCCACCGTCGACGTCCCGCGCAAGCCGGAGTGGCTGGGCTGGTAA
- a CDS encoding ABC transporter ATP-binding protein — MNAATATAAVTPASAPAPVPGTAKAPLLSVNNIEVVYNDVILVLRGLSLEVPEGEIVALLGANGAGKSTTLKAISGLLKTEDGEVTRGDISFAGERINGIDPDKIVRRGIFQVMEGRRIIGDMTCQENLRLGAFTRRDGGVKDDIEMVYHYFPRLKERTGLAGYLSGGEQQMLAIGRAMMARPKLILMDEPSMGLSPLMVKEVFSIIRQINKDLGVTILLVEQNARMALQAATRGYIMENGKVVLDGTAEELRNNEDVKEFYLGGGNEERKSFKNLKSFKRRKRWI; from the coding sequence ATGAACGCCGCCACCGCGACCGCCGCGGTCACTCCCGCCAGCGCTCCGGCGCCGGTTCCCGGCACGGCCAAGGCGCCGCTGCTGTCCGTCAACAACATCGAGGTCGTCTACAACGACGTCATCCTGGTGCTCCGCGGCCTCAGCCTGGAGGTGCCGGAGGGGGAGATCGTCGCCCTGCTGGGCGCCAACGGCGCCGGCAAATCGACGACCCTCAAAGCCATCTCGGGTCTGCTCAAGACCGAGGACGGCGAGGTCACGCGCGGCGACATCTCCTTCGCGGGCGAGCGCATCAACGGCATCGACCCCGACAAGATCGTCCGGCGCGGCATCTTCCAGGTGATGGAGGGCCGCCGCATCATCGGCGACATGACCTGCCAGGAGAATCTGCGCCTCGGCGCCTTCACCCGCCGCGACGGCGGCGTGAAGGACGACATCGAGATGGTCTATCACTATTTCCCCCGCCTGAAGGAGCGCACCGGTCTGGCCGGCTACCTGTCGGGCGGCGAGCAGCAGATGCTGGCCATCGGGCGCGCGATGATGGCGCGGCCGAAGCTGATCCTGATGGACGAGCCGTCCATGGGCCTGTCGCCGCTGATGGTGAAGGAGGTCTTCAGCATCATCCGGCAGATCAACAAGGACCTGGGCGTCACCATCCTGCTGGTCGAGCAGAACGCCCGCATGGCGCTCCAGGCCGCGACGCGCGGCTACATCATGGAGAACGGCAAGGTCGTCCTGGACGGCACCGCCGAGGAGCTGCGCAACAACGAGGACGTGAAGGAATTCTACCTCGGCGGCGGCAACGAAGAGCGCAAGAGCTTCAAGAATCTCAAGAGCTTCAAGCGCCGGAAGCGCTGGATTTGA
- a CDS encoding phenylacetate--CoA ligase family protein: protein MSDTYDQLETRSPDRREAELFAALPAQIAHAKANAPYFTRLLADVDPAAVRDRASLATLPVTRKSDLIALQKEAPPFGGMTTVAIGRLARVFASPGPIHDPEAHGTDPWRTARALYASGIRGGDLVQNCFAYHLTPAGSMFETGAHALGCAVIPAGVGNTEMQAQVAAHLKPRAYIGTPDFLKIILEKGDELGLDLSSIAIGHLTGGPFLPDARAYYEGRGIAAYQSYGTADLGLVAYETTARAGLVVEEGVIVEIVRPGTGDPVPEGEVGEVVVTTFNQAYPLVRFATGDLSAVLPGESPCGRTNMRLKGWMGRADQTTKVKGMFVHPQQIAEVVRRHPQIGKARLVVGREDANDTMTLRCESPESGEALAASVRETLAAVTKLKGVVEFAAPGSLPNDGKVIEDARV from the coding sequence GTGTCCGACACTTACGATCAACTCGAAACCCGCTCCCCCGACCGGCGCGAGGCGGAGCTGTTCGCGGCGCTGCCGGCGCAGATCGCCCACGCCAAGGCGAACGCGCCCTATTTCACCCGCCTGCTGGCCGATGTGGACCCCGCCGCCGTCCGTGACCGGGCGTCGCTCGCCACCCTTCCGGTCACCCGCAAGTCGGACCTGATCGCGCTGCAGAAGGAGGCGCCGCCCTTCGGCGGGATGACCACCGTCGCCATCGGGCGGCTGGCCCGCGTCTTCGCCTCGCCCGGCCCGATCCATGATCCGGAGGCCCACGGCACGGACCCCTGGCGCACCGCGCGGGCGCTTTACGCCTCGGGCATCCGCGGCGGCGACCTCGTCCAGAACTGCTTCGCCTACCACCTGACCCCCGCCGGCTCGATGTTCGAGACGGGGGCGCACGCGCTGGGCTGCGCGGTCATCCCCGCCGGCGTCGGCAACACGGAGATGCAGGCCCAGGTGGCCGCGCATCTGAAGCCACGGGCCTACATCGGCACCCCCGACTTCCTGAAGATCATCCTGGAGAAGGGCGACGAGCTGGGGCTGGACCTCTCCTCCATCGCGATCGGCCATCTGACCGGCGGTCCCTTCCTGCCCGACGCCCGCGCCTATTACGAGGGGCGCGGCATCGCCGCCTACCAGAGCTACGGCACCGCCGATCTCGGCCTCGTCGCCTACGAGACGACGGCCCGCGCCGGGCTGGTGGTGGAGGAGGGGGTGATCGTCGAGATCGTCCGCCCGGGCACCGGCGATCCCGTGCCGGAGGGCGAGGTGGGGGAGGTGGTCGTCACCACCTTCAACCAGGCCTATCCGCTGGTCCGCTTCGCCACCGGCGACCTCTCCGCCGTGCTGCCGGGCGAGAGCCCCTGCGGACGCACCAACATGCGGCTGAAGGGCTGGATGGGCCGCGCCGACCAGACCACCAAGGTCAAGGGCATGTTCGTCCACCCGCAGCAGATCGCCGAGGTGGTGCGTCGCCACCCGCAGATCGGCAAGGCCCGCCTCGTCGTCGGGCGGGAGGACGCCAACGACACCATGACCCTGCGCTGCGAGTCGCCCGAGTCCGGCGAGGCTTTGGCGGCTTCGGTGCGTGAAACTCTGGCCGCCGTCACCAAATTGAAGGGTGTCGTGGAGTTCGCGGCCCCCGGCAGCCTGCCCAACGACGGCAAGGTCATCGAAGACGCCCGCGTCTGA
- a CDS encoding aldehyde dehydrogenase family protein: protein MSVSTDLQLDPFALARELSGKHFFGGEFRPASSGKGFPVVNPATGETVAEAAFGEAADVDAAVAAAVAAQKEWAKRPVRERGKLVAECGRVLDAHKEEIAKLIALETGKALRTESRVEAGVLSDAFVFFGGLAPELKGETVPFNPSMLTMTVREPVGVVGAIIPWNVPLLLMALKIAPAMVAGNAVVVKSAEEAPLAVLRVVQLINTVIPAGVVNILSGYGPECGAPLVAHKDVKKVTFTGSVETGKIVYKTAAEKLIPVTLELGGKSPMIVCGDADLDQAIAGAIAGMRFTRQGQSCTASSRIFVHDSIHDAFVEKLKEKVNAMKMGDPLDESTDIGTIVSPQQLDRVQSYIAIGKEGGATPHVCSAMPSDPKLTKGLYVQPHIFTGVKNSDRIAQEEIFGPVCCVIRWTDYEEVIAQANDTEYGLAATIWTRDLKVAMDAVHRLEAGFVQVNQNLVVQPNLSYGGVKSSGLGKEASLEAMLEHFTHKKTIIINMK from the coding sequence ATGAGCGTCAGCACCGACCTCCAGCTCGACCCCTTCGCGCTCGCCAGGGAGCTGTCGGGCAAGCATTTCTTCGGCGGGGAGTTCCGCCCGGCCTCCTCCGGCAAGGGCTTCCCCGTCGTGAACCCGGCGACCGGCGAGACGGTGGCCGAGGCCGCCTTCGGCGAGGCGGCGGATGTCGACGCCGCGGTGGCCGCCGCGGTGGCCGCGCAGAAGGAATGGGCCAAGCGCCCGGTGCGGGAGCGCGGCAAGCTGGTCGCCGAATGCGGGCGCGTGCTCGACGCCCACAAGGAGGAAATCGCCAAGCTGATCGCGCTGGAGACCGGCAAGGCGCTGCGCACCGAGTCGCGCGTCGAGGCGGGCGTGCTGTCCGACGCCTTCGTCTTCTTCGGCGGTCTGGCGCCGGAGCTGAAGGGCGAGACGGTCCCCTTCAATCCGTCCATGCTGACCATGACGGTGCGCGAGCCGGTGGGCGTGGTCGGGGCGATCATCCCGTGGAACGTGCCGCTCCTGCTGATGGCGCTGAAGATCGCCCCGGCGATGGTGGCGGGCAACGCCGTGGTGGTGAAGTCGGCGGAGGAGGCTCCGCTCGCTGTGCTGCGCGTCGTGCAGCTCATCAACACGGTGATTCCGGCGGGGGTGGTGAACATCCTCTCGGGCTACGGTCCGGAGTGCGGTGCCCCGCTGGTGGCCCACAAGGACGTGAAGAAGGTGACCTTCACCGGCTCCGTCGAGACCGGCAAGATCGTCTACAAGACCGCTGCCGAGAAGCTGATTCCGGTGACGCTGGAGCTGGGTGGCAAGAGCCCGATGATCGTCTGCGGCGACGCCGACCTGGATCAGGCCATCGCAGGGGCCATCGCCGGCATGCGCTTCACCCGCCAGGGCCAGAGCTGCACCGCGTCGTCGCGCATCTTCGTCCATGACAGCATCCACGACGCCTTCGTGGAGAAGCTGAAGGAGAAGGTGAACGCCATGAAGATGGGCGACCCACTGGACGAGTCGACCGACATCGGCACCATCGTCTCACCGCAGCAGCTCGACCGGGTGCAGAGCTACATCGCCATCGGCAAGGAGGGCGGGGCGACGCCGCATGTCTGCTCGGCGATGCCGTCCGATCCGAAGCTGACCAAGGGCCTGTACGTGCAGCCGCACATCTTCACCGGCGTGAAGAACAGCGACCGCATCGCGCAGGAAGAGATCTTCGGCCCGGTCTGCTGCGTCATCCGCTGGACCGATTACGAAGAGGTCATCGCCCAGGCCAACGACACCGAATACGGTCTCGCCGCGACCATCTGGACCCGTGACCTGAAAGTGGCGATGGACGCGGTGCACCGGCTGGAGGCCGGATTCGTGCAGGTGAACCAAAATCTGGTCGTGCAGCCGAACCTGTCCTACGGCGGCGTGAAGTCGTCGGGGTTGGGCAAGGAAGCCTCGCTGGAAGCGATGCTGGAGCACTTCACCCACAAGAAGACGATCATCATCAACATGAAGTGA